The Mytilus galloprovincialis chromosome 3, xbMytGall1.hap1.1, whole genome shotgun sequence genomic interval AAAAATACAGGatagaaaaggtaaaaaaaaaaagggtaaaaGCTTTCATTGTTGGAGCAGGTTAATTTTCATCAttctataaattttaattataatCATAATTCTGGCAATCAGTGAATTGCCTTGACATTTTTCTTCACTCTTTTTAAttgttatcaaaacattttagaaCTGATAAATGacagtaatatttatatttttcaggagGTGTTAAATATTTCCAATGTAGACACACCAACTTTACATGTGCCTAAATCTGTCTCGCCAACAAAAGTTGGAAGAAGTATTAGTTTTAGGCAGGCTTTAAAACGTCAGCCTTTGAGATCTGTGGACTTTGGACCCTTAGATGACAAAGAGAATACCTCACAAGTTACACAAGAAACACCAACATCATCTAGGAGGTCTAAAAGTTTCAAACGTGCAACCAAATTGAAACCATTACTCTCTGTATCTAATGATACATTGGAATCCATTACTCCAAACAGTCACGAACAAGATGCATTTTACACACCGTCAAAAAAATCGGCAGGACTGGAGTTTTCCTTCTCTTCGCCATCAACTCCATCTGAAAATTCAAGTTCACCTAAAACATTCAATAAATTCATGAGGAGTGAAACAGAAAAACTGTGCAATGGAAATTCAGGGTCTTTGTCACGACACAGTCGTTATTCTAGTATGCCGGTATTAAATACTATGGAATCGTCATCTCCGTTACTTCGTAAACAGAGAAAGTGTAGTGAAGAAATCACTAGTCAGGAAAACACTTCAGTGGTGAAAAAGAGGATATTTGATACAAAGATGTACTTTAAGAGGGCTGGAAATAACAGTCCAGATCTTAGGAGAAGAAATAATTCCGTTTCGGCTTTTCACGATTCTTTCATAAAGAAATCAACAGAAAACTTATCCAGGAAATCAACAGAATGTTTATCACAAAAAGTGGGACCAATAACATTAACAAAACCTCGACCATTTATATCATCACCATTTGATAAgcctaaaaaacaaaacattaaaaagtcTTTATCATGTGGTGCTGaatcaggggagataatcaacgAAGATCCATGGGAACGTAAGACCTCAACACTCGTGGTCCCACAGAATCATACAAGGACCCATTCTATTGGGTGTGAAGGGGATATTGATAAAATGGACTGGCTTGTTTATGCCAATAGAAATTCTCTGCCTGTAAATGGATTTGACATTGGACCAAAATTGTATAAATATTGTACTCCACCAAGATCAACAATGGATTTAGCTCAGGCTCAAATAAAACGTGAACatttacagggagataactcagttAGGAtacaaaagggagataatcatctAGATTTCATAAAACATATGTCTAAAGGTTTACACTTTCCATCAGACAAATCAAAATCAGACAATTGCTTGGATGACAATCATGTAAATTCAGAAGAACTCAACGATTTTCCTAATTTTGGTGCTTTACCCGTTGTAAAAGTTGCTAAGTCACAACCGAAATTAAACAGGTCGAATTCTAACCCAACATCAACATTACATAAACATCCATTGCGACATTTCAGTAGTCCTTCATTATGTGATGATCACCATATGGTCAAGGACCATGAACAGATTATAGCGGAAATGGAGGATTATTTGAAACGTTCAGAATCTACATCAACAGTCAGTTCGGTAAAATTTCCTTCCAATGTCACAAATAACCCTGtagaaattgaagaaaataaacGAGATTCTTGTGTTTCTAATTTTTCGAACTCTTCATACGAGAGTACAGATACAGCCCCAGGTTCGCCAGGTGTAGATAATTTTATGGGATCACTGAAGCATAAAAtacatgatttaaaacaaaaactgtctCATAGACGTTCTGGTTCATATGACAATCGGGATAGCTCTGATAATGAATTAGACAATGACAAATTAAAACCTAAGGAAACCAGATCAAGTTTGTTGTCTTTGTTTCATAACAAAGCCAAAGAGGGTACCAGTACAAATTTACAAACAGTTTTACATGCTGGTGACTGGGGTAGTCCTTCCATCGGCCAAAGAATGGCTGAACAGGAGCCTACCTATATCGACATAACATTGTCTCTTACTCGACCAAAGGATAAAAGTGATCAATATAAAGTTGATGTTAACGGGCAAACAAACCCTACCGAAAATATTCAAGTTGGAGACTTGGAGGCATCTGAAAACTTGCATCTTCAAAATTGTGACTCGGCTTTCTCTATACAAGGGGATATGGCTTTCGGTAATAATATTGATGAATCACCTCGGAGCCAGAGTAGTGATGATAAATATGAAATCAAAAGATCATTGTCATCAACAGACAGTATTTACGAGAAACAATTTTCCATTGCTTTTGATGATGGGGAACCTTTTCGTGACTCTGCTGTGTATTGTGAAATGGACCCAGATCAAAATGCTACGAAATCAGACTTAAAATTACCCAATCGTGTTCCTATCAAATCATATGTACAAAAAATTGAGGAGAAAACTCAACCTATTGCGATTCCTGTAACTAAGGTAAAACAGAGAGAACCTGGTGctattattaaaaaaagactGGAAAGTTTGCATACAAATTGTTACAAGGCCAGCAGTCGCCCATCTAGTGTTGAACGAGAACTCAGATTCTATAGCAGACCTTCAAGTGTTGAAAGAGAATTACGAATATCTAGTCGTCCTGCAAGTGAAGAAAGACAAGTTAGAAGTGTAAGTGTTGATAAAGAGTTACCTCCACGATTGTCCGAGTTTGACCGACCCTCTCTACGTAGGGAGATGTCGGATGCCACTTATCGTCTTCCGTCACTAAATCGTTACAGTGATGAGATGTCTACGACCGTGTCCACTAGTAGACTTGACCAATTGAACATTGATTTGAACAATCTAATTGTCATGAGAGGTTGGGTAAGACAGTTGATTGATAAATTTCAACAATCTAAGAACTGATTTATGGTCATGGTAACATTTTTATGAAATAGTTTATACTTATTATATCACTAATGACTATGTAAAGGTTCTTTCAGCATGCTTGTGATTAGTAATAGTGCTCTgttgattttataaatatatagaattgttgttaacttttttacattacaCATTTGTTATTGAAGCAAAATCAAATCTAGTTTTTATAATACTTTAATATGAAAGTGTATACTTTCTGATCTAGATAATCAGTTTCAAAAGAAAtgttttcgaaaaaaatatgtttcgaataaaaatgaaatttaaaacaagtACAATGTACAATATATTTACACTATAGATCCTATGGATACAGGAGATTGGTATGCATTGATTGTcaaattgttttagttttttttatcttctgtatcttttttgtttaaaattgtaaatgttttacaGAACCAAGCTGTCTTTATTTTAGTGCAATATTTATGGTGTTCTCATTGATAATTTCTATTGAGAGACTATGAGTTACCAAATGTTGATATTTATGTCTTCTGATTTTTGGTTGTATTCATTGACAGATTCAAGGTTTACCGATCAAAAGCAATTTGATACTgctaaaaaattaaatttcatgtttttttggtataaaattgtccaaaatctatTTTGTCTCGCTGCTGtaattttctgaaattaaagaaTAGCCCATTTTCCAAAATATCGAGTCATCCCCTGTAATCTGACTTATTCTAAACACAGTCTGTTTGGGCACAGTTTGACATAACTGCCAGTGACCTTCAGATTATTATTGCTGCTGACCCTTGTTATGTGTGATAATCATTTCtctgctgatatttttttttttaataaaatgccaACTTGATAATAGTGataataaatggagaatgtgcgaTGTCATAAGTTTCAACAGGACATTGCTACCAAAGTACTTATATCACGTCACCATTTGTTTAcacttgattatttttgtttttcaagtgttAAATTCTACTTGTGATGTTGTTATAAAGCAACTGTTTTGTGCTAATATTGAAAAGATAGATTTATCACTTCCATATATGTAGCTTCTTGTCAGACGTAAAAGAAGTTGCACTGGTGACTAACTTGAATCATATAAGTTAGTTTTTCCTTTTGCTGGTtactttatttccaaaattttgtaaaacactATCCAAATTATATCAACCACAGGATGACAACTCTTCAGAATGAGAGACAACTAAAAATTTGCCAAAAGAAAATTGGTCTTTAGGGACCATAAGCAAACCTGTTTTATACAGataattttccaatttttatgccccacctatgatagtagaggggcattatgttttctgatctgtgcctctgttcgtccgtgtgtccgtctgtgcgtccgttcgcttcaggttaaagtttttggtcaaggtagtttttgaagaagttgaagtctaatcgacttgaaacttagaacacatgttc includes:
- the LOC143069780 gene encoding uncharacterized protein LOC143069780 isoform X2: MWCCKDCVGVMETGRGIYLQRRQALRRKGFVWHKAKSLSRLSEGGGNLSLSADNLSSWRPKSRSSLELAPALLSIYDSIAARTNGGITRSITNGNNQNKKIATDNQSSAVNVDDNDESVDNLCKMASTSSIVSVDQDCKKRPLSISSMSSSSSSSLTRHTRKRPNLTPFDQRSSGDFDDKIESTNNNFSDRLDHLLYIDDDVPSGTTDEEMSVDTDAGSKSSAETNCEQVLTPSQSKDSLITPSRSAQTEEASETSVQIQDSPEPSIQRRDSTSPQKYVSYVQRVVTEIIETERIYINNLKDILEGYMGFIRNSPELKISEDHISALFGNIEEIYDFGKDFLHDLEMCGDDPVKVAECFVKNNDGFKIYAQYCTNYPSAVEVLTMIMKDPDLCEIFKHQQLSLNHNLPLGAYLLKPVQRVLKYHLLLQNILKNYSKSEPGHDTLTKAMDHMTSMAHHINEMKRKHEHAVRVQEIQSQLEDYDGEDLTRLGELVLEGSFRIYGAKTSRQVFLFERGVLIGKRKEDGMLLCRVMIQCSNLMLVESIPKEPLSFQVIPFDNPKGYITLQARNLDTKRKWCQEIKRLIIESFKGKIPEKVKGLVMQLGKSREEEAAKYSTVDSRRISHQTAPEYLERRQRLRRKSGTAILTDLLKPQRGKKGQRRAESVSPRSSPPPERKTLTHSPSTPSTREVLNISNVDTPTLHVPKSVSPTKVGRSISFRQALKRQPLRSVDFGPLDDKENTSQVTQETPTSSRRSKSFKRATKLKPLLSVSNDTLESITPNSHEQDAFYTPSKKSAGLEFSFSSPSTPSENSSSPKTFNKFMRSETEKLCNGNSGSLSRHSRYSSMPVLNTMESSSPLLRKQRKCSEEITSQENTSVVKKRIFDTKMYFKRAGNNSPDLRRRNNSVSAFHDSFIKKSTENLSRKSTECLSQKVGPITLTKPRPFISSPFDKPKKQNIKKSLSCGAESGEIINEDPWERKTSTLVVPQNHTRTHSIGCEGDIDKMDWLVYANRNSLPVNGFDIGPKLYKYCTPPRSTMDLAQAQIKREHLQGDNSVRIQKGDNHLDFIKHMSKGLHFPSDKSKSDNCLDDNHVNSEELNDFPNFGALPVVKVAKSQPKLNRSNSNPTSTLHKHPLRHFSSPSLCDDHHMVKDHEQIIAEMEDYLKRSESTSTVSSVKFPSNVTNNPVEIEENKRDSCVSNFSNSSYESTDTAPGSPGVDNFMGSLKHKIHDLKQKLSHRRSGSYDNRDSSDNELDNDKLKPKETRSSLLSLFHNKAKEGTSTNLQTVLHAGDWGSPSIGQRMAEQEPTYIDITLSLTRPKDKSDQYKVDVNGQTNPTENIQVGDLEASENLHLQNCDSAFSIQGDMAFGNNIDESPRSQSSDDKYEIKRSLSSTDSIYEKQFSIAFDDGEPFRDSAVYCEMDPDQNATKSDLKLPNRVPIKSYVQKIEEKTQPIAIPVTKVKQREPGAIIKKRLESLHTNCYKASSRPSSVERELRFYSRPSSVERELRISSRPASEERQVRSVSVDKELPPRLSEFDRPSLRREMSDATYRLPSLNRYSDEMSTTVSTSRLDQLNIDLNNLIVMRGWVRQLIDKFQQSKN
- the LOC143069780 gene encoding uncharacterized protein LOC143069780 isoform X3 encodes the protein METGRGIYLQRRQALRRKGFVWHKAKSLSRLSEGGGNLSLSADNLSSWRPKSRSSLELAPALLSIYDSIAARTNGGITRSITNGNNQNKKIATDNQSSAVNVDDNDESVDNLCKMASTSSIVSVDQDCKKRPLSISSMSSSSSSSLTRHTRKRPNLTPFDQRSSGDFDDKIESTNNNFSDRLDHLLYIDDDVPSGTTDEEMSVDTDAGSKSSAETNCEQVLTPSQSKDSLITPSRSAQTEEASETSVQIQDSPEPSIQRRDSTSPQKYVSYVQRVVTEIIETERIYINNLKDILEGYMGFIRNSPELKISEDHISALFGNIEEIYDFGKDFLHDLEMCGDDPVKVAECFVKNNDGFKIYAQYCTNYPSAVEVLTMIMKDPDLCEIFKHQQLSLNHNLPLGAYLLKPVQRVLKYHLLLQNILKNYSKSEPGHDTLTKAMDHMTSMAHHINEMKRKHEHAVRVQEIQSQLEDYDGEDLTRLGELVLEGSFRIYGAKTSRQVFLFERGVLIGKRKEDGMLLCRVMIQCSNLMLVESIPKEPLSFQVIPFDNPKGYITLQARNLDTKRKWCQEIKRLIIESFKGKIPEKVKGLVMQLGKSREEEAAKYSTVDSRRISHQTAPEYLERRQRLRRKSGTAILTDLLKPQRGKKGQRRAESVSPRSSPPPERKTLTHSPSTPSTREVLNISNVDTPTLHVPKSVSPTKVGRSISFRQALKRQPLRSVDFGPLDDKENTSQVTQETPTSSRRSKSFKRATKLKPLLSVSNDTLESITPNSHEQDAFYTPSKKSAGLEFSFSSPSTPSENSSSPKTFNKFMRSETEKLCNGNSGSLSRHSRYSSMPVLNTMESSSPLLRKQRKCSEEITSQENTSVVKKRIFDTKMYFKRAGNNSPDLRRRNNSVSAFHDSFIKKSTENLSRKSTECLSQKVGPITLTKPRPFISSPFDKPKKQNIKKSLSCGAESGEIINEDPWERKTSTLVVPQNHTRTHSIGCEGDIDKMDWLVYANRNSLPVNGFDIGPKLYKYCTPPRSTMDLAQAQIKREHLQGDNSVRIQKGDNHLDFIKHMSKGLHFPSDKSKSDNCLDDNHVNSEELNDFPNFGALPVVKVAKSQPKLNRSNSNPTSTLHKHPLRHFSSPSLCDDHHMVKDHEQIIAEMEDYLKRSESTSTVSSVKFPSNVTNNPVEIEENKRDSCVSNFSNSSYESTDTAPGSPGVDNFMGSLKHKIHDLKQKLSHRRSGSYDNRDSSDNELDNDKLKPKETRSSLLSLFHNKAKEGTSTNLQTVLHAGDWGSPSIGQRMAEQEPTYIDITLSLTRPKDKSDQYKVDVNGQTNPTENIQVGDLEASENLHLQNCDSAFSIQGDMAFGNNIDESPRSQSSDDKYEIKRSLSSTDSIYEKQFSIAFDDGEPFRDSAVYCEMDPDQNATKSDLKLPNRVPIKSYVQKIEEKTQPIAIPVTKVKQREPGAIIKKRLESLHTNCYKASSRPSSVERELRFYSRPSSVERELRISSRPASEERQVRSVSVDKELPPRLSEFDRPSLRREMSDATYRLPSLNRYSDEMSTTVSTSRLDQLNIDLNNLIVMRGWVRQLIDKFQQSKN
- the LOC143069780 gene encoding uncharacterized protein LOC143069780 isoform X4 — its product is MASTSSIVSVDQDCKKRPLSISSMSSSSSSSLTRHTRKRPNLTPFDQRSSGDFDDKIESTNNNFSDRLDHLLYIDDDVPSGTTDEEMSVDTDAGSKSSAETNCEQVLTPSQSKDSLITPSRSAQTEEASETSVQIQDSPEPSIQRRDSTSPQKYVSYVQRVVTEIIETERIYINNLKDILEGYMGFIRNSPELKISEDHISALFGNIEEIYDFGKDFLHDLEMCGDDPVKVAECFVKNNDGFKIYAQYCTNYPSAVEVLTMIMKDPDLCEIFKHQQLSLNHNLPLGAYLLKPVQRVLKYHLLLQNILKNYSKSEPGHDTLTKAMDHMTSMAHHINEMKRKHEHAVRVQEIQSQLEDYDGEDLTRLGELVLEGSFRIYGAKTSRQVFLFERGVLIGKRKEDGMLLCRVMIQCSNLMLVESIPKEPLSFQVIPFDNPKGYITLQARNLDTKRKWCQEIKRLIIESFKGKIPEKVKGLVMQLGKSREEEAAKYSTVDSRRISHQTAPEYLERRQRLRRKSGTAILTDLLKPQRGKKGQRRAESVSPRSSPPPERKTLTHSPSTPSTREVLNISNVDTPTLHVPKSVSPTKVGRSISFRQALKRQPLRSVDFGPLDDKENTSQVTQETPTSSRRSKSFKRATKLKPLLSVSNDTLESITPNSHEQDAFYTPSKKSAGLEFSFSSPSTPSENSSSPKTFNKFMRSETEKLCNGNSGSLSRHSRYSSMPVLNTMESSSPLLRKQRKCSEEITSQENTSVVKKRIFDTKMYFKRAGNNSPDLRRRNNSVSAFHDSFIKKSTENLSRKSTECLSQKVGPITLTKPRPFISSPFDKPKKQNIKKSLSCGAESGEIINEDPWERKTSTLVVPQNHTRTHSIGCEGDIDKMDWLVYANRNSLPVNGFDIGPKLYKYCTPPRSTMDLAQAQIKREHLQGDNSVRIQKGDNHLDFIKHMSKGLHFPSDKSKSDNCLDDNHVNSEELNDFPNFGALPVVKVAKSQPKLNRSNSNPTSTLHKHPLRHFSSPSLCDDHHMVKDHEQIIAEMEDYLKRSESTSTVSSVKFPSNVTNNPVEIEENKRDSCVSNFSNSSYESTDTAPGSPGVDNFMGSLKHKIHDLKQKLSHRRSGSYDNRDSSDNELDNDKLKPKETRSSLLSLFHNKAKEGTSTNLQTVLHAGDWGSPSIGQRMAEQEPTYIDITLSLTRPKDKSDQYKVDVNGQTNPTENIQVGDLEASENLHLQNCDSAFSIQGDMAFGNNIDESPRSQSSDDKYEIKRSLSSTDSIYEKQFSIAFDDGEPFRDSAVYCEMDPDQNATKSDLKLPNRVPIKSYVQKIEEKTQPIAIPVTKVKQREPGAIIKKRLESLHTNCYKASSRPSSVERELRFYSRPSSVERELRISSRPASEERQVRSVSVDKELPPRLSEFDRPSLRREMSDATYRLPSLNRYSDEMSTTVSTSRLDQLNIDLNNLIVMRGWVRQLIDKFQQSKN
- the LOC143069780 gene encoding uncharacterized protein LOC143069780 isoform X1, which translates into the protein MKGTMDYKLFQYKKDLIDICSEESNEDSDQCPEELMDNGQCPQKLLDTDQCQTEREQKEIIRSSMHWDEFFGSSLELAPALLSIYDSIAARTNGGITRSITNGNNQNKKIATDNQSSAVNVDDNDESVDNLCKMASTSSIVSVDQDCKKRPLSISSMSSSSSSSLTRHTRKRPNLTPFDQRSSGDFDDKIESTNNNFSDRLDHLLYIDDDVPSGTTDEEMSVDTDAGSKSSAETNCEQVLTPSQSKDSLITPSRSAQTEEASETSVQIQDSPEPSIQRRDSTSPQKYVSYVQRVVTEIIETERIYINNLKDILEGYMGFIRNSPELKISEDHISALFGNIEEIYDFGKDFLHDLEMCGDDPVKVAECFVKNNDGFKIYAQYCTNYPSAVEVLTMIMKDPDLCEIFKHQQLSLNHNLPLGAYLLKPVQRVLKYHLLLQNILKNYSKSEPGHDTLTKAMDHMTSMAHHINEMKRKHEHAVRVQEIQSQLEDYDGEDLTRLGELVLEGSFRIYGAKTSRQVFLFERGVLIGKRKEDGMLLCRVMIQCSNLMLVESIPKEPLSFQVIPFDNPKGYITLQARNLDTKRKWCQEIKRLIIESFKGKIPEKVKGLVMQLGKSREEEAAKYSTVDSRRISHQTAPEYLERRQRLRRKSGTAILTDLLKPQRGKKGQRRAESVSPRSSPPPERKTLTHSPSTPSTREVLNISNVDTPTLHVPKSVSPTKVGRSISFRQALKRQPLRSVDFGPLDDKENTSQVTQETPTSSRRSKSFKRATKLKPLLSVSNDTLESITPNSHEQDAFYTPSKKSAGLEFSFSSPSTPSENSSSPKTFNKFMRSETEKLCNGNSGSLSRHSRYSSMPVLNTMESSSPLLRKQRKCSEEITSQENTSVVKKRIFDTKMYFKRAGNNSPDLRRRNNSVSAFHDSFIKKSTENLSRKSTECLSQKVGPITLTKPRPFISSPFDKPKKQNIKKSLSCGAESGEIINEDPWERKTSTLVVPQNHTRTHSIGCEGDIDKMDWLVYANRNSLPVNGFDIGPKLYKYCTPPRSTMDLAQAQIKREHLQGDNSVRIQKGDNHLDFIKHMSKGLHFPSDKSKSDNCLDDNHVNSEELNDFPNFGALPVVKVAKSQPKLNRSNSNPTSTLHKHPLRHFSSPSLCDDHHMVKDHEQIIAEMEDYLKRSESTSTVSSVKFPSNVTNNPVEIEENKRDSCVSNFSNSSYESTDTAPGSPGVDNFMGSLKHKIHDLKQKLSHRRSGSYDNRDSSDNELDNDKLKPKETRSSLLSLFHNKAKEGTSTNLQTVLHAGDWGSPSIGQRMAEQEPTYIDITLSLTRPKDKSDQYKVDVNGQTNPTENIQVGDLEASENLHLQNCDSAFSIQGDMAFGNNIDESPRSQSSDDKYEIKRSLSSTDSIYEKQFSIAFDDGEPFRDSAVYCEMDPDQNATKSDLKLPNRVPIKSYVQKIEEKTQPIAIPVTKVKQREPGAIIKKRLESLHTNCYKASSRPSSVERELRFYSRPSSVERELRISSRPASEERQVRSVSVDKELPPRLSEFDRPSLRREMSDATYRLPSLNRYSDEMSTTVSTSRLDQLNIDLNNLIVMRGWVRQLIDKFQQSKN